Within Persephonella sp., the genomic segment TCCTGAGGTTTACCATAATTTTCACTACAAGGAAGCCTTTGTAAGGGGAGATTTTAACAGGAAATTTAATTCCCATTATAGCCTGTTACAACCTGAATTAATACAGTCTGGAACTAAATCTCAAAACACAATCCCGAAAATCTCAAAACCCCAGACAATTATCCAAAAGGGAGGAAAATCTGCTGTTGTTTATGAACATGTAAAAGAAAGTACCCCTGTCCCGAACTTTTCTACTTCAGATAAAAAGACGAAAAACATACCCGAAAAAAACATACCAGATAAAAACAACAACATTTTTGAGGGAATAGTAAAAGAAGTACCTGCTGAGAAACAGCATTCTGAAAAAATCGGGCAAAACTCAGATACTACTTTCGTAAAGCAAGAAAAAGTATCAGCAGGTATTCCGCTGTATTCCTTTTTTTCTGCGGAAAAAGGAAAAACCCCTGCTGATAATCCTGTGGATAAAAAAATAGATAAAAAAAACAGTAGAATTAAAAACCTTATAAACACAGAACATTCACATAAGGGAAAAATCCAGAATAACCAGAAAGGGACAGAGCATATTAGCACACATTATCCAGAACAGATCAAAGAAGAACCCACAGTGCAAAAAAAGGAGGTTGATACCAGATATATAGCAGATATGCCGTCTAAAAATAATAAATTTGAACCTAAACCTTTACCACAGCCAACAGACAAAGTTAACTTTAGACCTGACGGTATAAGTAAAAATCAAGATGTTGCAGCTTTCAGTAAAGAAAAACCAAAGCCATCTAAAGATCAGCCGTTAGAAAAAAAATTTAATCTGGAAAATTTAGAAGATTTGAAACAACATAAAAGATCTGTTAAGGAAAGATTAACAAATAGCAGTAAAATAACTGCCTTCGGCAGGCAAAATGAAAACAAAAAAACCTTAGAAAAAAATCTTCAGGAAAGCCAGCAATCTGACAAAACCCACGTGGAGAAGCCTGATCTCAATTTTATCTTAAGCAGTTCATCTGAAAAATTAGACCTGAAAGCTGAAAAACAGCCAAAATCGGAGATAAACCATAACACATCAATCCAGAATGTATCAAATCAAAAATTTTCAGAAAGCAGTCAGGATTTTTCTGGAAAACAGCATAATCAACAGGCACAAACCGATAAACCCTTAGAAGACAGCAGTCGGAATTTTGACAACTCGTTTAACAGAAACCTGACCTTAAATCTGAAATTTGGGGATATAAATCTCACAGCAAGATATATCAGGAATAAGATGGATCTTTTTCTGGTTATGCACAGCACAACTAATCAATCACTCCACAGTATGAGGGACGAGATTTCACACATAATACAGGACAGCGGTATTGAAGAATATTTTGTTAAAATAAAAACCAGAGATAGAGAACTTAATTACTCCTCAGACATAAAAAAATCTGACAAAAAAAATAGGGGATTACACAGAGAAATAAATGTTAAGGTTTAACGCTCTTGTTTTACTGCTGATCTTGATCTTTAGCTTTTCCCACCCTGAAGAAAACCTAATGGAAAAAGACAGAAAAAAGGTATACACAAAACAAGAGATAGAGGTGTTGGAGGAAAAGTATAAACTTGCCGTTACCATGTATAAAAACGGCTCATACTACTCAGCCTTAAACCTTATCACAAAAATCCTATCAGATAGAGAAAATCCTTTCTACGGTAAAGCTCTTTTTCTCGCAGCAAAAATCTATCTCCATCTGGGTGTTAAAACAGGCTTAAAAGAGTTTCTCCAAAAAGCTATGTATTATCTAAACACATACTCATACACTGTAAAAGATCCTTACAACTGGGAATTTTACTACATAAAAGGAAATATATATGAAAACCTGTTTATGTATGAGATGGCAATGGCTTCTTACAAAATGGCTTTTTCTATGGCAGATGATCCTAAAAAGCAGTTTAAAACGGTGGTGGCTATTCTCAGGACAGCAGCATGGCTGAAAAGAATGGATATAGTTACAAGATATATTGTTCTCGTAAATCTTGAACAGCTTTCAGAAACGGAAAAAAAGGAGTTTGAGTTTGTTAAAGGTCTTGTTGAGTTCAGAAAAGGAAATTACAAGGAAGCTATAAAATATCTACTGCCTGTTTATAAAAATTATGAGGAGTTTCTCATAGAAAATCCTGAATATTACCTTATTGTCGGTGAAAATGCTTACAGAATAGGAAGTTATGATTTTGCAAAAAAGATTTTCAGAAGGATAGTCAGTATTGTAAAAGATGAATCTGTTATAAGAAGAGCATTTTTAAGACTGGGTGATATAGCCTTGAAAAAAGGAGACAAAATTCTCGCCTTTAACTACTACTACCAGCTTTTAAAAAAATACCCCAGGTCTAAAGAAGCAACGGTGGCAAAACTAAAACTTATAGCCCTCAGCAGAAAGGATAAAGAGATCTTAGCAAGACTTCTTGTCTCTAAAGACAAAGATTTTGAAGATCCTTTACCTTTTGTCCTGAAAACTCTGGTATCAAACAGGAACAACTATGTGGGATTTTTCGCCCTTGCAGACTTTGGTTTTCTTGTAATGAACACAAAATCAGAAAAGCTTTTTGACAAATTAACATGGGAACTTTCACTTGTAAATGTCAGCAGGCTTAGATATGAACATAAGGAGTTTTTAAATAATCTCTGGAAGCCTGAGATCGAGAAGCTCAAAAGCTTTAGGGTTTGCAAGCTCTTTGTCTCAAATGAAAAATTTTTCTATGATGTTTTTGATAGGGAAACCATAGAGTTTTTTTACACAGGTATGAAAAAGTGCGGTAAATACGACATAGCTCTGAATATTTCAAAATTTCTTGTAAAAAAATGGAAAGATGATAGATCTTACATTTTTCTGTCAGACGCATACTACAACCTTGGAAATTACAAAAAGTCCCTTAAAGTCTTAAATAGTATAAAAAATAAAAGCTGTCAGTATTATATACTTCTAACAAAGAACTACATATTCCTTAAAAAAGTAAATACTAATCTACCAGCACAGCTGGAGAGGCACTGTTCCAAAGAAAATGTAGAAAAAAGCGTCCTTGAAGCTTTTGTTTATGCAGAAACAGGGAATGTAAAAAAGGCTTTACAGATTGTGCAGGAGGTGAAAGAGGAGTTTCCTGAATATTACAAAAACACAGTCATTGGAAAGATATTTCTCAGAAAATTTGTGTATATCCTTTTTGAAAAAAAGAAATACGATAAAGCTCTAAAGATATTACTGCCCCTTTCCGAAAAACTTAAAAAGGACTGCGATATTAATAGCTGGATAGTTGTAGCCTCAGTGAGAATAGGAGATGAAGGTTTGATAAACAAATTCTCTGAAAGGATAAAAAGTTGCAACACAGAGTGGAGTATTGTAGCAAAAAACATTTATGAAAACTACAAAGTTATAAGAGGTATAAAATAATGGGTGAGCTTTTTTCCCATATAGATGTTCTTGAAGAAAAAGCTTCCTTCTTCCTTGAAAGAACGAAGGTTATTCAGGGAAACATTGCAAATGCAGACACCCCTTTTTATAAGCCGATTGATCTAAAGTTTGAAAAAATATTGACCCAGCAGGTAAAGCTAAAATTGACACACCCTAAACATTTAGATCCTTTCCCTGAAAAAAAGATCAAAATTGAGAAGTTTTACACAAAAAACTTTGCAGGTTATGATCAAAACAGGGTTAATGTTGAGGAAGAACTTGCTAAGCTTGCAGAAAGCTCAATAATGTACAAAACCCTTCTTGAATCGATGAAAAAAGAGATGGCAAAGCTGAAATACGCCATCTCCGGTAGATAATGGAGGTTAATATGATATTTAAAGGTCTTGAAACGGCTGTAACAGGAATGGCAGCCCAGAGAATAAGGATTGATATATCATCTTCAAACCTTGCCAACATAAACTCAACAAGGGCTGAGAACGGACAACCTTACAGAAGAAAGGTGCCTGTTTTTCAGGCTATCTTAGACAAAGAATCTGGTGTTTATCAGGTAAGGGTTGCTAAGGTTTTGCCTGACCCTTCCCCGTATAAAATGAAATACGATCCTAAACACCCAGATGCCGGTCCAGACGGTTACGTCAGGCTACCAAATGTTGATCCTCTGAGGGAAATGGTAGATATGATGTCTGCAATCAGAACCTATGAGGCAAATCTGACAGCGTTTAATACCCACAAAGATATGCTTATAAAAAGCCTTGAATTAATAAGAGTTTAAATAAGGTGGTGGTAAAATGAGAATTGAAGGACTTCAGGATTTTGGACAGCTTACCACACAGAAAAAAGAGAACAAAGAAGCCGGATCGTTTGGTGAGCTTCTTCAAGAGTTTGTTGCTGATGTTAACAAGGATCTGAAAAATGCAAAACAGGCAGAAAAGCTTATAGCAGAAGGTAAAGTTGAAAATCTTGAAAATCTGATGTATCAGATCGCCAAATCTGACATATCATTAAGGCTTATCACAGAGATAAGAAACAAAGCCCTTGAAAGCTATCAAGAAATAATGAGAATGCAGGTATAAAAACTTGGACATAAATGCAGTTAAAGAAAAGGCTTTAAGTTTAGGGAAAAAGTATGCAACTCCGAAAAACATTGCCCTCCTTACAGCAGGGCTTTTACTTGTCTCTATACTTGGGTATGTGGCATACAGGACAACAACCTCTGTAAATTACGGAGTTTTATATACAAATCTTTCACCAGATGATGCAGGCAGAATTCTGACTGTTCTTCAAGAAGAAAACATTCCTTATAAGGTAGAAGGAAATGGAAGCATCATAATGGTTCCTAAAGACAAAGTTCACGAAATCAGACTTAAGCTGGCAGCGAAGGGTCTACCCTCAAGTCAGACGGTTGGTTTTGAGATTTTTGAAGAACCTAAGATGGGTATAACCCAGTTTCAGGAAAATGTTAATTTCCTTCGGGCGTTAGAAGGGGAGCTTGCAAGGACAATAAGGCAGCTTGATCCTGTTCAAGATGTGAGGGTTAACATAGCCCTTCCAAAAGAATCCATATTTGTGAGGGAAGAGGAAGAGCCAAAAGCATCAGTCGTCCTTAAACTCTGGCCCGGAAAAGATCTTACAAAGGAGCAGGTAAAGGCTGTAGTATTTCTTGTTTCCCATGCTGTTCCAAGGCTAAAAAAAGAAAATGTTACGGTTGTTGATAACAGAGGCAGGGTGCTTTCTGATCTGCTTGACGAGGAGTCCCAGCTTGCTGCAACAGACAAAACAGTTCAGCTAAAGAAAAAGTTAGAGAGGCAAATAGAAAGGAACATTCAATCAATGCTTGCAAAAGCTCTCGGATCTGACAAGGTTGTTGTGAGGGCATCTGTAGAGCTTGAGATAGGAAAAGTTCAGCAGAAAGACGAGATAGTTGATCCAGACAAAGTTGCTGTCGTAAGTGAAAGAAAAATTCAGGAAAAGATACAGGAAACAGAAACTCCTGCTGTTACACCACCAGGAACGCCTACAAACGTTCCTCCTGTAATGCAGGGAACACAGACTGTTGTTACCAGAAATAACTCAAAAAAAGATCAGACCAAAAACTATGAGGTAACTAAAAGCTACATAGACACAAAGAAAAATGTGTTCAAAATAAAAAGACTGAGTGTAGGTGTTCTTATAGACGGAAAGTATGAAAAGCAGGTGGATAAAGAAGGAAATGTATCATACAAGTTTATCCCCCGTTCCCCTGAGGAGATAAAAACATACGAATCCTTAATAAAAAGTGCCATAGGCTATGATCCAAAACGGGGGGATCAGATTACAGTAGTCAGCGTTCCATTTGAGGTAAAACCTGAAAAGGCGAAGGAAAAACAGCCAGTCCAGAACTACATATTAATCGGAGGTATTGCTGTTCTTGTTCTGC encodes:
- a CDS encoding tetratricopeptide repeat protein, whose translation is MLRFNALVLLLILIFSFSHPEENLMEKDRKKVYTKQEIEVLEEKYKLAVTMYKNGSYYSALNLITKILSDRENPFYGKALFLAAKIYLHLGVKTGLKEFLQKAMYYLNTYSYTVKDPYNWEFYYIKGNIYENLFMYEMAMASYKMAFSMADDPKKQFKTVVAILRTAAWLKRMDIVTRYIVLVNLEQLSETEKKEFEFVKGLVEFRKGNYKEAIKYLLPVYKNYEEFLIENPEYYLIVGENAYRIGSYDFAKKIFRRIVSIVKDESVIRRAFLRLGDIALKKGDKILAFNYYYQLLKKYPRSKEATVAKLKLIALSRKDKEILARLLVSKDKDFEDPLPFVLKTLVSNRNNYVGFFALADFGFLVMNTKSEKLFDKLTWELSLVNVSRLRYEHKEFLNNLWKPEIEKLKSFRVCKLFVSNEKFFYDVFDRETIEFFYTGMKKCGKYDIALNISKFLVKKWKDDRSYIFLSDAYYNLGNYKKSLKVLNSIKNKSCQYYILLTKNYIFLKKVNTNLPAQLERHCSKENVEKSVLEAFVYAETGNVKKALQIVQEVKEEFPEYYKNTVIGKIFLRKFVYILFEKKKYDKALKILLPLSEKLKKDCDINSWIVVASVRIGDEGLINKFSERIKSCNTEWSIVAKNIYENYKVIRGIK
- the fliE gene encoding flagellar hook-basal body complex protein FliE, which encodes MRIEGLQDFGQLTTQKKENKEAGSFGELLQEFVADVNKDLKNAKQAEKLIAEGKVENLENLMYQIAKSDISLRLITEIRNKALESYQEIMRMQV
- the flgB gene encoding flagellar basal body rod protein FlgB encodes the protein MGELFSHIDVLEEKASFFLERTKVIQGNIANADTPFYKPIDLKFEKILTQQVKLKLTHPKHLDPFPEKKIKIEKFYTKNFAGYDQNRVNVEEELAKLAESSIMYKTLLESMKKEMAKLKYAISGR
- the fliF gene encoding flagellar basal-body MS-ring/collar protein FliF, with product MDINAVKEKALSLGKKYATPKNIALLTAGLLLVSILGYVAYRTTTSVNYGVLYTNLSPDDAGRILTVLQEENIPYKVEGNGSIIMVPKDKVHEIRLKLAAKGLPSSQTVGFEIFEEPKMGITQFQENVNFLRALEGELARTIRQLDPVQDVRVNIALPKESIFVREEEEPKASVVLKLWPGKDLTKEQVKAVVFLVSHAVPRLKKENVTVVDNRGRVLSDLLDEESQLAATDKTVQLKKKLERQIERNIQSMLAKALGSDKVVVRASVELEIGKVQQKDEIVDPDKVAVVSERKIQEKIQETETPAVTPPGTPTNVPPVMQGTQTVVTRNNSKKDQTKNYEVTKSYIDTKKNVFKIKRLSVGVLIDGKYEKQVDKEGNVSYKFIPRSPEEIKTYESLIKSAIGYDPKRGDQITVVSVPFEVKPEKAKEKQPVQNYILIGGIAVLVLLILMVAVFMVLKTLKKKKKEEITLPPGVTPEMAAGVYAMHEKGEEFKLEKEPAFQKLIEIAEESPELIADLVSKWLKEEGR
- the flgC gene encoding flagellar basal body rod protein FlgC is translated as MIFKGLETAVTGMAAQRIRIDISSSNLANINSTRAENGQPYRRKVPVFQAILDKESGVYQVRVAKVLPDPSPYKMKYDPKHPDAGPDGYVRLPNVDPLREMVDMMSAIRTYEANLTAFNTHKDMLIKSLELIRV